GAACGGCGACAGGCGGATGACGCGGTGCCCCTCCAGCATCTCCTCGGTGGAGAGGCCGGTGAGGTAGAGTTCGTCGGTCGGCAGCGGGTTGTAGGGCGCGCCCTTGAGCGACTGCTCGATCGCCGTGGTGCGGGCCGCATAGTGGTCCTCGATCTCGGCGACGCGCTTGGCGACGGCGTCCTCGGCCAGGTGGTCGATCACCATCGGAGCGCCGGGCACGTAGTCGAACACCGTCGCGAGGCCCTCGTGGAAGAGCGGCATCCAATGCTCGACGCCCGCCGCGCGCACGCCTTCGGAGACGGAGTGGTAGAGGATGTCGTCCTTCGTGGCGGCGCCGAAGCGGCGCAGGTAGCCCTCGCGGAAGCGCGAGATGGTCTCCTCGTCGAGGATCACCTCGCTCATCGGGATCAGCTCGATCATCGGCCACTGGCCGGTGGTGCGCTGCGTGTCGGGATCGAACGGGCGGATCGTCTCCAGCGTGTCGCCGAAGAAGTCGAGCCGGACGGGCTGCTCGGTGCCGGGCGCGTAGAGGTCGACGATGCCGCCGCGTACCGCATATTCACCCGCCTCGCGCACCGTGGGCGTGCGCAGGAAGGCGTTGTCCTCCAGCCAGGCGAGGACGTCCTTCATGACGACGTCCGATCCGGCGGCGTGGCGCAGCGTGGCGCGGCGGATCACCTCCGGCTTGGGCGCACGCTGCAGGATGGCGTTGGCGGTGGTCAGCACCACCATCGGTCCGTCGCCGGCCTTGCGCGCGGCGAGTGTCGCCAGTGCGGCGGCGCGGCGTGCCTGGACGAGCGCGGAGGGCGAGGCGCGATCGTAGGGCATGCAGTCCCAAGCCGGCAGGCGCACCACCGCCAGCTCCGGCGCGAAGAAGGCGAGCGCGTTCTCCGCCGCCTTCAGCCGCGCCCCGTCGCGCGCGACGAACATCACCGCATCGCCCGTCGCGGCGGCCATCGTGGCGAGAACCTCGCCTTCCATGCCGTCGGGGACTTGCGTCACGGTCAATTCGCGCGGCAAATCCGGTTCGGCGAGCCGCTTCAGGCTCGGCTTGGCAAGTTCCTTGATTTCGGCGATCGAGAGCGCCTGCGCCTTTTTGGCCATCACCCTGCCTTGTGAAACGCGATGACGCGATAAAGAACCGCGCTCTGATGATTTTCGGGAATATCGGTCTGCTCGGTGATCCAGGCATAAAGCTCCGGATCGGGGACGCTCATCAGAGCCTCCATCTCGGCGACGTCGGCTTCGCTCCACTCCTCGATGGTGGCGTCGGCGAAGCGGCCGAGCAGGAGGTCCATCTCGCGGGTGCCGCGGTGCCAGGTGTGGAAAAGCAGGCGCTTCTTGCGCGGGTCGAGACCTGCGGAGGAACGGGTCGTACCGGACATACTTCTCTTTCCGCGCACGTTGAAACGTGGCATATCACAACGCAAGATGGTCGGCCGTCCGGGAGGACGCCGACGTGACAGGCAACGTCGATATCGGTCGTCTGATCGCCCCGGTCAATCGCCTCGATGGCGTAGGCCCCGGCAGAGCGGATCGCCTGGCCCACCTCCTGGGCCGCGAAAGCGCCGCCGAGACGCGCATCTTCGACCTGTTGAACCACATGCCGAGCGGCGTCGCCGACCGCCGCACCATCACCCCGGTCGCCGAGGCGCCGGAGCGTGGAACCGCCACGTTTACGGTGAAGATCACGCGGCATGAATCGAGCCGCACCCCCAAGGGCCCGGTGCGCGCGTTCGGCGAGGACGAGACCGGCGAACTCGCGATCGTCTTCTTCCGCGGGGGCATCAAGTGGATCGTCGGCACCTATCCGATCGGTGCGTGGGTGCGCGTCTCGGGCGAGACGACGTGGCGCGACGGTCGGCCGCAGATCGTCCACCCCGACGCATCGGCCGTCGTCGAGGCGCCGGATGCCCCCGCCGGCCCCGGCTTCGGCCTGGAGCCGCAATATCCGATGACGCAGGGGCTGACCCCCGGCGTGTTGGCGGGCGTGATCGGAAACGCGCTGGAAAAGAT
This portion of the Acuticoccus sp. I52.16.1 genome encodes:
- a CDS encoding succinate dehydrogenase assembly factor 2; amino-acid sequence: MSGTTRSSAGLDPRKKRLLFHTWHRGTREMDLLLGRFADATIEEWSEADVAEMEALMSVPDPELYAWITEQTDIPENHQSAVLYRVIAFHKAG